The proteins below come from a single Candidatus Delongbacteria bacterium genomic window:
- a CDS encoding SDR family NAD(P)-dependent oxidoreductase yields the protein MNHTPPVFDNRDWALITGASGTLGKAMARKAAAAGLGLLLSSRDEPALHALALELRELCGERCLVLPVDLASPNGAELLLQDLRERSLRVRLLVHAANSRLDGTFLDEDPITQADWLQLNQLSLLQLCRGLGPAMVGHGWARILAIVPEPGASDSRQVLARAGQDWIERFVIQLNEELAGQDVRIASWPRRGDGDPDTMAADAWARLLSTHDTPAATAGSANWLGRLLARILPR from the coding sequence ATGAACCACACGCCACCTGTCTTCGACAACCGGGACTGGGCCCTGATCACGGGCGCCAGCGGCACTCTGGGCAAAGCCATGGCCCGCAAGGCCGCTGCCGCCGGGCTGGGCCTGCTGCTCTCCTCGCGCGACGAGCCCGCCCTGCATGCACTGGCCCTGGAACTTCGTGAGCTGTGCGGGGAACGCTGTCTGGTGCTGCCCGTGGATCTGGCGTCGCCCAACGGGGCCGAATTGCTGCTCCAGGATCTGCGCGAGCGCTCGCTGCGAGTGCGCTTGCTGGTCCACGCCGCCAATTCCCGCCTGGACGGCACCTTTCTGGACGAGGACCCAATCACCCAGGCCGACTGGCTGCAACTGAACCAGCTCAGCCTGCTGCAGCTGTGCCGCGGCCTGGGGCCGGCGATGGTGGGTCACGGCTGGGCCCGCATTCTGGCGATCGTGCCCGAGCCCGGGGCAAGCGATTCCAGGCAGGTACTGGCCCGGGCTGGGCAGGACTGGATCGAGCGTTTCGTGATCCAGCTGAACGAGGAACTCGCCGGGCAGGATGTGCGGATCGCCAGCTGGCCACGGCGCGGAGATGGCGACCCCGATACCATGGCCGCGGACGCCTGGGCCCGCCTGCTCTCGACGCACGACACACCAGCGGCCACGGCGGGCTCCGCGAACTGGCTGGGACGGCTGCTGGCCCGGATCCTGCCGCGATGA
- a CDS encoding DUF2892 domain-containing protein: MGMHQALRLLAGSMVLLSLLLSRYVHPGFFWLGIFVGVNLLQSAFSRNCPAIWFFLKLGLREDR, from the coding sequence ATGGGAATGCATCAGGCCCTGCGTCTGCTGGCCGGCTCGATGGTTCTGCTCAGCCTGTTGCTGAGCCGCTATGTACACCCCGGATTCTTCTGGCTGGGAATCTTCGTGGGTGTGAATCTGCTGCAGAGCGCGTTTTCACGCAACTGCCCGGCGATCTGGTTCTTCCTCAAGCTGGGGCTGCGTGAGGACCGTTGA
- a CDS encoding efflux RND transporter permease subunit codes for MRTGLAGRIAAAFMDSKLTPLLIMASLFVGFFAVMITPREEEPQIKVPMVDIQFGMPGASAAEIEKRLVDPAEKLLYEINGVEYLYSISQPSGGIIIARFQVGTDPDAAVERIHSKLAGTMDAMPEGAMPPLVKLRTIDDVPALAYTLWGDGKSPAELRAAAEELRAEIKRHPRIAKAWTIGGDTRTVTVAFDAARLAAYNSSLLQAWQALEGANWRLPAGSVESMNTRMELSVGGFLRDRADVEGTVLGVYGGRPVYLRDVATITDGPGEAENYVWMGSGPGAEHKPGLRPGVDTPAVTIALAKKPGTNAVELVQEIDALVARLSGTLIPGDITITKTRDYGFTAGQKSNELIFHTLLATLSVVLLMWLMLGRKEATVVLVAVPVTLALTLASSWAFGYTLNRVTLFALIFSIGILVDDAIVVVENIHRHTKLNPRYPIRATILGTDEVGNPTILATFTVIAALMPLAFVRGLMGPYMRPIPVNASAAMFFSLLVAFIITPWLAYRLFKNEKVTPADGHHLPDTHEHEDSPEWIRRLYHATLKPLIASRPKRWLVLGGVFGVLLLSFLTIPSHWLIVKMMPYDNKSELQVVIDAPENYPLERTNAAARELAAVFRDLPEVTDYQVYVGSSSPFNFNGLVRYYFMRDRPWQADIQVNLLDKEDRDQASHDFAKSVRPLLLPIAERHGVNIKVSEVPPGPPVLSTMVAEIYGPTLEGRLSVAEQVRSIFSSTQGIVDTDWMVEDAVPREELHVDHEKAIRHGISVEQVVRTLRLATAGAEAGRLHVVNSREEVPIVLRLAREQRSSVDDLLRLRVHAANGAMVPLSELVRRETLPAERYIYHKNLQPVTYVTAELAGTEESPVYGILQMKEAIADVSTPDGTPLNVMSTHLPQDRQAWSLKWDGEWHITYEVFRDMGLAFAVVMVLIYLLVVGWFKSFVTPIIIMTPIPLTLIGILPGHAILGVFFTATSMIGFIALAGVIVRNSILLVDFINIELRKGRSLEDAVLSAGSVRFRPILLTALALVVGAGVIYLDPIFQGLAVSLIGGVMISTLLTLIVIPLMYYMYLSTVGTAMVMGSTAMADENSQED; via the coding sequence ATGCGCACCGGGTTGGCGGGACGGATCGCCGCGGCCTTCATGGACTCCAAGCTGACCCCGCTGCTGATCATGGCCTCGCTCTTCGTGGGATTCTTCGCGGTCATGATCACACCGCGCGAAGAAGAGCCCCAGATCAAGGTGCCCATGGTCGACATCCAGTTCGGGATGCCCGGGGCCAGCGCCGCCGAGATCGAAAAACGCCTGGTCGACCCCGCCGAAAAGCTGCTGTACGAGATCAATGGTGTGGAGTACCTCTACTCCATCAGCCAGCCCTCGGGCGGCATCATCATCGCGCGCTTCCAGGTGGGCACCGATCCCGACGCGGCCGTGGAACGCATCCACAGCAAGCTGGCCGGTACCATGGACGCCATGCCCGAAGGGGCGATGCCACCACTGGTGAAACTGCGCACCATCGACGACGTGCCCGCACTGGCCTACACCCTCTGGGGCGACGGCAAGTCCCCCGCGGAACTGCGCGCCGCCGCCGAGGAACTGCGGGCGGAGATCAAGCGTCATCCACGCATCGCCAAGGCCTGGACCATTGGCGGTGACACACGCACGGTGACCGTGGCCTTCGATGCGGCACGCCTGGCGGCCTACAACAGCAGCCTGTTGCAGGCCTGGCAAGCCCTGGAAGGTGCCAACTGGCGCCTGCCCGCGGGCAGTGTCGAGAGCATGAACACACGCATGGAACTGAGCGTGGGCGGCTTTCTGCGCGACCGTGCCGATGTGGAAGGTACCGTGCTCGGCGTATACGGCGGACGTCCGGTCTACCTGCGCGACGTGGCCACCATCACCGATGGCCCGGGCGAAGCCGAGAATTATGTCTGGATGGGCAGCGGCCCCGGCGCCGAACACAAGCCGGGCCTGCGGCCGGGTGTCGATACACCCGCGGTGACGATCGCGCTGGCCAAGAAACCGGGTACCAACGCGGTGGAACTGGTCCAGGAGATCGACGCCCTGGTGGCCCGGCTGAGCGGCACTCTGATCCCCGGTGACATCACCATCACCAAGACCCGCGACTATGGCTTCACGGCTGGACAGAAGTCCAATGAACTGATCTTTCACACCCTGCTGGCCACCCTCTCGGTGGTGCTGCTGATGTGGCTGATGCTGGGACGCAAGGAAGCCACCGTGGTGCTGGTGGCCGTGCCGGTCACCCTGGCGCTGACCCTGGCCTCCAGCTGGGCCTTTGGCTATACCCTGAACCGGGTCACGCTGTTCGCGCTGATCTTCTCGATCGGCATTCTGGTGGATGATGCGATCGTTGTGGTCGAGAACATCCATCGGCACACGAAACTCAACCCGCGCTATCCCATCCGTGCCACCATTCTGGGCACGGACGAGGTGGGCAACCCGACCATCCTGGCCACCTTCACCGTGATCGCGGCCCTGATGCCGCTGGCCTTCGTGCGTGGTCTGATGGGTCCCTACATGCGCCCGATTCCGGTGAACGCCTCGGCCGCGATGTTCTTCAGCCTGCTGGTGGCCTTCATCATCACTCCCTGGCTGGCCTATCGCCTGTTCAAGAACGAGAAGGTCACCCCCGCCGACGGACACCACCTGCCCGACACGCACGAGCACGAGGACAGCCCCGAGTGGATCCGGCGCCTGTATCACGCCACCCTCAAGCCCCTGATCGCCAGCCGCCCGAAACGCTGGCTGGTGCTGGGCGGTGTCTTCGGGGTGCTGCTGCTGTCCTTTCTCACGATTCCCAGCCACTGGCTGATCGTGAAGATGATGCCCTACGACAACAAGAGTGAGCTCCAGGTGGTGATTGACGCGCCCGAGAACTATCCGCTGGAGCGCACCAACGCCGCGGCCCGCGAACTGGCCGCCGTATTTCGCGACCTGCCCGAGGTCACCGACTACCAGGTGTACGTGGGCAGCTCCTCGCCCTTCAACTTCAATGGGCTGGTGCGTTATTACTTCATGCGTGACCGCCCCTGGCAGGCCGACATCCAGGTGAACCTGCTGGACAAGGAAGACCGCGACCAGGCGAGCCACGATTTCGCCAAGTCGGTGCGCCCACTGCTGCTGCCCATCGCCGAACGGCACGGGGTGAACATCAAGGTCAGCGAAGTGCCGCCCGGGCCGCCCGTGCTGTCCACGATGGTGGCCGAGATCTACGGCCCCACCCTCGAAGGTCGTCTGTCGGTGGCCGAACAGGTGCGCTCGATCTTCTCCAGCACCCAGGGCATCGTGGATACCGACTGGATGGTCGAGGACGCCGTGCCCCGCGAGGAACTGCACGTGGATCACGAAAAGGCGATCCGCCACGGCATCAGCGTCGAACAGGTGGTGCGCACCCTGCGTCTGGCCACCGCCGGAGCCGAAGCCGGCCGCTTGCACGTGGTGAATTCCCGCGAGGAAGTGCCCATCGTGCTGCGCCTTGCCCGCGAGCAGCGCAGCTCCGTGGATGACCTGCTGCGCCTGCGTGTGCACGCGGCCAACGGCGCCATGGTCCCGCTGTCGGAGCTGGTGCGCCGCGAGACGCTGCCCGCCGAGCGCTACATCTACCACAAGAACCTGCAACCGGTGACCTATGTGACCGCCGAGCTGGCCGGCACCGAAGAAAGCCCGGTCTACGGCATTCTGCAGATGAAGGAAGCCATTGCCGATGTGAGCACGCCCGACGGCACCCCGCTGAACGTGATGTCCACCCACCTGCCCCAGGACCGTCAGGCCTGGTCTCTGAAGTGGGACGGCGAGTGGCACATCACCTACGAGGTCTTCCGCGACATGGGTCTGGCCTTCGCGGTGGTGATGGTGCTGATCTATCTGCTGGTGGTGGGCTGGTTCAAGTCCTTCGTGACCCCCATCATCATCATGACCCCGATCCCGCTGACCCTGATCGGCATCCTGCCCGGTCACGCGATTCTGGGCGTGTTCTTCACGGCCACGTCCATGATCGGATTCATCGCCCTGGCCGGAGTGATCGTGCGCAATTCGATTCTGCTGGTGGACTTCATCAACATCGAACTGCGCAAAGGCCGCAGCCTGGAAGACGCCGTGCTCTCCGCGGGCAGTGTGCGCTTCCGGCCGATCCTGCTGACCGCCCTGGCCCTGGTGGTGGGCGCGGGCGTGATCTATCTGGACCCGATTTTCCAGGGTCTGGCTGTGTCGCTGATCGGCGGAGTGATGATTTCCACCTTGCTGACCCTGATCGTGATTCCACTGATGTACTACATGTACCTGAGCACGGTGGGCACGGCAATGGTGATGGGCAGCACCGCGATGGCCGACGAGAATTCACAGGAAGACTGA
- a CDS encoding efflux RND transporter periplasmic adaptor subunit, with protein sequence MMRIPARRVLPLLALGLVLAGCGSHDGSGGTESLPEVRASLVSVDSRPVTRMLEVSGMVQPRQQSALMGRSSGPVTAIHVSPGDRVAKGQLLLEIEKDMNEGMLHQAEGALAQAKAAFTLAEQNHQRFSRLFEKNACSQLELDAALMQRDQAAGAVTQASGAVASARSVSDETDVRAPFAGRVVDTMVEIGDLAAPGRPLVMLHSLEGNEFWITVPESEAGSLQRGTEVEVAIDSRPELGRLASSVKEVVPMADPATHSVSVRLSLPDDGLRPGITGKAWLPAGEHPSLRVPESAIYRSGGLALVCVVDAQGLARSRAVSLGDSHDGLVDVLAGLDAGQRVVAQLTQLIPEGTPIRESAE encoded by the coding sequence ATGATGCGCATTCCTGCACGTCGAGTCCTGCCCCTGCTGGCGCTCGGTCTGGTCCTGGCCGGTTGTGGCTCACACGATGGGTCCGGGGGCACGGAGTCCCTGCCCGAGGTCCGGGCGAGTCTGGTATCCGTGGACAGCCGTCCCGTCACACGCATGCTGGAAGTCAGTGGCATGGTCCAGCCACGCCAGCAGAGTGCCCTGATGGGGCGTTCCAGCGGACCGGTCACCGCGATCCACGTCTCCCCCGGGGATCGGGTGGCCAAGGGACAGTTGCTGCTCGAGATCGAGAAGGACATGAACGAGGGCATGCTGCACCAGGCCGAAGGTGCGCTGGCCCAGGCCAAGGCCGCCTTCACTCTGGCCGAACAGAACCATCAGCGCTTCAGCCGTCTGTTCGAGAAGAACGCCTGCTCGCAGCTGGAACTGGATGCGGCTCTGATGCAGCGCGACCAGGCAGCCGGTGCCGTGACCCAGGCCAGCGGTGCCGTTGCCAGCGCGCGCAGTGTCTCCGACGAGACGGACGTGCGCGCCCCCTTCGCTGGCCGGGTGGTGGACACCATGGTCGAGATCGGAGATCTGGCCGCTCCGGGGCGTCCCCTGGTAATGCTGCACAGTCTGGAAGGCAACGAATTCTGGATCACGGTCCCCGAGAGTGAAGCCGGCAGCCTGCAGCGTGGCACGGAGGTCGAGGTGGCCATCGATTCTCGCCCCGAACTGGGACGGCTGGCAAGCTCGGTCAAGGAGGTGGTACCCATGGCCGATCCGGCCACCCACAGCGTTTCCGTGCGGCTCAGTCTGCCCGACGACGGGTTGCGCCCCGGGATCACGGGCAAGGCCTGGCTGCCCGCGGGCGAACATCCCAGCCTGCGTGTTCCCGAATCCGCCATCTATCGCAGTGGTGGCCTGGCTCTGGTCTGCGTCGTGGACGCACAAGGCCTGGCCCGCAGCCGTGCGGTCAGTCTGGGCGACTCACACGACGGTCTGGTGGATGTGCTGGCCGGCCTCGATGCCGGGCAGCGCGTCGTGGCACAGCTGACCCAGCTGATTCCTGAAGGCACACCCATCCGGGAGAGCGCCGAATGA
- a CDS encoding TolC family protein: protein MLHQRLRILIPLLLAALPSLAAETLSLDGAVRIAEQNSPRVEAASERALAARARYRQAMGQLLPSLEVSEVFNRTTSPLENFGMQLSREEFDPAVMAFPDQVNHPDALDTWITRVEARLPLFVGGRMVTGIKQAGLMATAGESERRHTLEEVRLEAMRSWFDLDQVREMVSLLEKAEATTVAHVDKARAYEEEGFLVRSEVLRAEVYLAEVRDLLNSAREGALLAEAALNLRLGLDQDTHWELGETPPLPVQVPELQALVTRALESRGDLDAARQRTEAGRLTSRSSLGALLPSAGVVARYDMFDKDPLGSNASSWSVLAALSWKLNLGGSEVSAWQAARHEARAYTADIGRFEEGVRLQVRQAHSALGLALDQQRTAALALDSGRENLRILEERFTQGVAGTLDVLDARTALRELEIRELVARHDAFVAARSLELLSGASLNPVNNEGE, encoded by the coding sequence ATGCTGCACCAACGCCTGCGAATCCTGATTCCCCTGCTGCTGGCAGCCCTGCCTTCCCTGGCTGCCGAGACCCTGAGCCTGGACGGGGCCGTCCGCATCGCGGAACAGAACAGCCCGCGCGTGGAAGCCGCATCCGAACGTGCGCTGGCCGCCCGGGCAAGATATCGTCAGGCCATGGGACAACTGCTGCCCAGCCTGGAAGTGTCGGAAGTCTTCAACCGCACCACCAGCCCGCTCGAGAACTTCGGGATGCAACTCAGCCGGGAAGAATTCGATCCGGCCGTGATGGCATTTCCCGATCAGGTCAATCACCCCGACGCTCTGGATACCTGGATCACCCGGGTGGAAGCACGCCTGCCGCTCTTCGTGGGCGGGCGCATGGTCACGGGCATCAAGCAGGCGGGCCTGATGGCGACCGCCGGTGAGTCCGAGCGGCGTCACACTCTTGAGGAAGTGCGCCTGGAAGCCATGCGCAGCTGGTTCGATCTGGACCAGGTGCGCGAAATGGTGTCCTTGCTGGAAAAGGCCGAAGCCACCACGGTGGCCCACGTGGACAAGGCGCGCGCCTACGAGGAAGAAGGTTTCCTGGTGCGCAGCGAAGTCCTGCGGGCCGAAGTCTACCTCGCCGAAGTCCGCGACCTGCTCAACAGCGCCCGCGAAGGGGCCCTGCTGGCCGAAGCCGCGCTCAATCTGCGTCTGGGACTGGACCAGGATACCCATTGGGAACTGGGCGAGACTCCTCCTCTGCCGGTTCAGGTCCCCGAGCTGCAGGCACTGGTGACCCGCGCACTGGAGTCGCGCGGTGATCTGGATGCCGCCCGCCAGCGTACCGAAGCCGGACGTCTCACCAGCCGCTCCAGCCTGGGCGCCCTGCTGCCCTCGGCGGGTGTGGTGGCGCGGTACGACATGTTCGACAAGGACCCGCTGGGCAGCAATGCCTCCTCCTGGTCCGTGCTGGCCGCCCTGAGCTGGAAACTGAATCTGGGCGGCAGCGAGGTCTCGGCCTGGCAGGCCGCGCGCCACGAGGCACGCGCGTACACGGCGGACATCGGCCGCTTCGAGGAGGGTGTTCGCCTGCAGGTGCGCCAGGCACACAGCGCCCTTGGTCTGGCCCTGGACCAGCAGCGCACCGCGGCTCTGGCCCTTGACTCCGGTCGCGAGAACCTGCGTATCCTCGAAGAGCGCTTCACCCAGGGCGTTGCAGGCACACTGGATGTGCTGGATGCCCGCACGGCCCTGCGTGAACTGGAAATCCGCGAACTGGTGGCCCGTCACGATGCGTTCGTGGCCGCCCGCAGTCTGGAACTTCTCAGTGGTGCCAGCCTGAACCCCGTCAACAACGAAGGAGAATAG
- a CDS encoding OsmC family protein, which produces MKLQIRLGEGKRVSTEIRGHQICSDQPVEAGGDDSAPAPYELFLASIGTCAGYYVKAYCDAKGYSAEGIELTLELERDPETRAVKAFRTTLYVPSSLPGKLHPVLERVAAQCAVKKTIMASPEFIMQTRVRD; this is translated from the coding sequence ATGAAACTGCAGATTCGCCTCGGGGAAGGCAAGAGGGTTTCCACCGAGATTCGTGGCCACCAGATCTGTTCGGATCAGCCCGTGGAAGCGGGAGGTGACGACAGCGCACCGGCACCCTACGAGCTGTTTCTGGCCTCGATCGGGACCTGTGCCGGGTACTATGTAAAGGCCTATTGTGACGCCAAGGGCTATTCCGCCGAGGGCATCGAACTGACCCTCGAACTGGAGCGTGATCCGGAGACTCGCGCCGTCAAGGCCTTCCGCACGACGCTGTACGTGCCCTCGAGCCTGCCCGGGAAGCTGCACCCGGTTCTGGAGAGGGTGGCGGCCCAGTGTGCGGTGAAGAAGACCATCATGGCCTCTCCCGAGTTCATCATGCAGACCCGTGTGAGGGATTGA
- a CDS encoding DinB family protein: protein MIPQIMQQVLGFNHILITRNTAGVDHAASLVTHAGSNCANWILGHILCIRVDLMTQLGLERLLDEMEQARYQRGRSGQDPDWLPFTVLLERFELSQQALLKQMPLMDAAHCESPGSLGPYQDRPMREVLVGFGQHEAYHAGQLGILRHSMGLEPAFR from the coding sequence ATGATACCGCAGATCATGCAGCAGGTGCTGGGGTTCAATCACATTCTGATCACAAGGAACACGGCGGGCGTCGATCATGCGGCCAGCCTTGTGACACACGCGGGCAGCAATTGCGCCAACTGGATTCTGGGGCACATTCTCTGCATCCGGGTGGATCTGATGACCCAGCTGGGCCTCGAGCGTCTGCTGGACGAGATGGAGCAGGCTCGATACCAGCGAGGCAGGTCGGGACAGGATCCGGACTGGCTTCCATTCACCGTGCTGCTCGAGCGTTTCGAGCTCTCGCAGCAAGCGCTGCTGAAGCAGATGCCGCTGATGGATGCGGCTCATTGCGAGAGTCCGGGCAGCCTTGGCCCCTATCAGGACCGGCCCATGCGGGAAGTGCTGGTGGGTTTCGGACAGCACGAGGCGTACCACGCGGGCCAGTTGGGAATTCTGCGACACTCGATGGGGCTGGAACCCGCATTCCGCTGA
- a CDS encoding saccharopine dehydrogenase NADP-binding domain-containing protein: MKHILVLGAGMSSPCLIHHLLEEGARKGWTVTVADLDQRAAEKRVGGHAAGRALAFDVRDLPGRRRMIEQADVVVNLLTPMFQPELAAECVETGTHFVSASYSSPEVRALDREARDKGLLVLTECGLDPGIDHMSAMQMIRRIQGEGGVIRSFWSYGSGVPAPETPANPLKYVITWNPRNVVLAGQKGAQYLEKGRQKIVPGLRMFENTWPVDVPGVGGMEAYPNRDSLLYPELLGLKDLHTMVRATLRHKGFAAVWHQIVRLGLNSEHVSIPGLSGLTFAEVTRMFLPRSMDGCELEQGVANLLGISPTGVQMDTLRWLGLFSDELIGGTGESPADMMVGLLQRKLALEGQTRDMVILQHEMDVEQDGRTHTERATLVVKGDPGGFTAMSRTVGLPAALSVCLLLDGKLEERGALLPITAAIYDPVMAALAEQGIVFQHDRLGA; this comes from the coding sequence ATGAAGCACATACTTGTCCTGGGGGCGGGGATGAGTTCTCCCTGCCTGATTCATCATCTGCTGGAGGAGGGGGCCCGCAAGGGCTGGACGGTCACGGTGGCCGACCTGGATCAGCGGGCCGCCGAGAAACGCGTGGGCGGGCATGCCGCCGGGCGTGCGCTGGCCTTTGATGTGCGCGATCTGCCCGGCAGGCGCCGGATGATCGAGCAGGCCGATGTGGTGGTGAACCTGCTCACCCCGATGTTCCAACCCGAACTGGCCGCCGAATGCGTGGAAACCGGCACCCATTTCGTTTCCGCATCCTATTCCAGTCCCGAGGTGCGTGCCCTGGACCGGGAAGCCCGCGACAAGGGGCTGCTGGTGCTCACCGAATGCGGACTGGACCCGGGCATCGATCACATGAGCGCCATGCAGATGATCCGCCGCATCCAGGGTGAAGGCGGTGTGATCCGCAGTTTCTGGAGCTATGGCTCGGGCGTGCCCGCCCCCGAGACCCCCGCCAACCCGCTGAAGTACGTGATCACCTGGAACCCGCGCAACGTGGTGCTGGCGGGCCAGAAGGGGGCCCAGTATCTGGAAAAGGGCCGCCAGAAGATCGTGCCCGGCCTGCGCATGTTCGAGAACACCTGGCCCGTGGACGTGCCCGGCGTGGGCGGCATGGAAGCCTATCCCAATCGCGATTCGCTGCTCTACCCCGAGCTGCTGGGGCTGAAGGACCTGCACACCATGGTGCGCGCCACACTGCGTCACAAGGGCTTTGCGGCCGTGTGGCACCAGATCGTGCGCCTGGGGCTGAACTCGGAACATGTCAGCATTCCGGGGCTGTCGGGGCTGACCTTCGCCGAGGTCACCCGGATGTTCCTGCCGCGCAGCATGGACGGCTGCGAGCTGGAGCAGGGCGTGGCCAACCTGCTGGGCATCAGCCCCACCGGAGTGCAGATGGACACGCTGCGCTGGCTGGGTCTGTTTTCCGATGAGCTCATTGGCGGCACGGGCGAGTCCCCGGCGGACATGATGGTCGGACTGCTGCAGCGCAAGCTGGCCCTGGAAGGCCAGACCCGCGACATGGTGATCCTGCAGCACGAGATGGATGTGGAACAGGATGGCCGCACGCATACCGAGCGTGCCACGCTGGTTGTCAAGGGAGATCCGGGCGGATTCACGGCCATGTCACGCACGGTGGGGCTGCCGGCCGCGCTCAGTGTCTGCCTGCTGCTCGATGGCAAGCTTGAAGAGCGCGGCGCGCTGCTGCCCATCACCGCGGCGATCTACGACCCGGTCATGGCTGCACTGGCCGAGCAGGGCATCGTGTTCCAACACGATCGCCTGGGTGCCTGA
- a CDS encoding MmcQ/YjbR family DNA-binding protein yields the protein MDGKALRTFCLNLPGTSEDLPFGEDVLAFRVLGKIYALLFLGGSTLRVNLKCDPHWAIQLRAEHTGITPGYHMNKRLWNTVIQDGSVDDRLLERLIEHSRECVLAGCSKSQRDGLLGKSV from the coding sequence ATGGATGGCAAGGCACTGCGGACCTTCTGTCTGAACCTGCCGGGCACCAGCGAAGACCTGCCCTTCGGGGAGGATGTGCTGGCCTTTCGTGTTCTGGGCAAGATCTATGCGCTGCTGTTTCTGGGAGGAAGTACCCTGCGGGTCAACCTGAAATGCGACCCCCACTGGGCCATCCAGTTGCGCGCGGAGCACACGGGCATCACGCCGGGTTACCACATGAACAAGCGCCTCTGGAACACCGTGATCCAGGACGGCAGCGTCGACGACCGCCTGCTGGAGCGCCTGATCGAGCACAGCCGTGAGTGTGTGCTGGCTGGCTGCAGCAAATCCCAGCGGGACGGCCTGCTGGGCAAGAGTGTCTGA
- a CDS encoding ferredoxin--NADP reductase has protein sequence MLNATLIRHQTLAPGLGILHVRPDDPLVPFLPGQFMMAGLPDPEDAAAALSEQREPRALKRAYSIASAPTGATHVEFFVVLVNGGRLTPMLWELKQGDRLMLENRGRGHFSLEGLDCTGDTIVMVATGTGLGPFISMVREYEGRQMIRKVVLLHGVRTREELGYEAELLALASRNPDFIYLPILSRENLDSDWTGLRGRVTSLMESARFEQLTGQPLRPETHRVMLCGNPAMIMELSARLEEDGFGVHRKASPGRLHYERYW, from the coding sequence TTGCTGAACGCCACCCTGATCAGACACCAGACCCTGGCCCCCGGCCTGGGCATCCTGCATGTGCGCCCGGACGACCCGCTGGTTCCCTTTCTGCCCGGCCAGTTCATGATGGCCGGGCTGCCCGATCCCGAGGATGCCGCTGCAGCCCTCTCCGAGCAGCGCGAGCCGCGCGCGCTCAAACGGGCCTATTCCATCGCCAGCGCTCCCACGGGCGCCACCCATGTGGAATTCTTCGTGGTGCTGGTCAATGGCGGGCGTCTCACGCCCATGCTCTGGGAGCTGAAGCAAGGCGACCGGCTGATGCTGGAGAATCGCGGTCGTGGGCACTTCAGTCTCGAAGGCCTGGATTGTACGGGTGACACCATCGTGATGGTGGCCACGGGTACCGGGCTGGGGCCCTTCATCTCGATGGTGCGCGAGTACGAGGGCCGGCAGATGATCCGCAAGGTCGTGCTGCTGCACGGTGTGCGCACGCGTGAAGAGCTGGGCTACGAGGCCGAACTGCTGGCCCTGGCCTCACGCAACCCTGATTTCATCTACCTGCCGATTCTCTCGCGCGAGAATCTGGACAGCGACTGGACGGGCCTGCGCGGGCGGGTGACCTCACTGATGGAGAGCGCTCGTTTCGAGCAGCTCACCGGGCAGCCACTCCGGCCCGAAACCCATCGGGTGATGCTCTGCGGCAATCCCGCCATGATCATGGAACTCTCGGCGCGCCTGGAAGAGGACGGCTTCGGTGTGCACCGCAAGGCCAGTCCCGGGCGCCTGCACTACGAGCGCTATTGGTAG
- a CDS encoding NifU family protein: protein MELSLQYQPTPNPNALRFLSAQSFKREGKATFYKPEQCVDVPLATALLAVDGVAQLHFFENALTVTKESRVDWSTVIRDVDRIVRELLPAHDAGFTLPEDPNTPQESPELQKIEEILDLYVRPALQGDGGDLQVLGLEGAVLKVHYEGACGSCPSATSGTLMAIERMLRSEYRDDIQVVPV, encoded by the coding sequence ATGGAACTGAGCCTGCAATACCAGCCGACCCCCAATCCCAATGCCCTGAGATTCCTCTCGGCACAGTCCTTCAAGCGTGAGGGCAAAGCCACCTTCTACAAGCCCGAGCAATGTGTCGATGTCCCGCTGGCCACGGCCCTGCTGGCCGTGGATGGCGTGGCCCAGCTGCACTTCTTCGAGAACGCCCTGACCGTGACCAAGGAAAGTCGCGTCGACTGGAGCACGGTCATCCGCGACGTGGACCGCATCGTGCGCGAGCTGCTTCCCGCCCACGATGCCGGATTCACTCTGCCCGAGGATCCCAACACCCCGCAGGAATCCCCTGAACTGCAGAAGATCGAGGAGATTCTGGACCTTTACGTGCGGCCCGCTCTTCAGGGCGATGGCGGCGACCTGCAGGTGCTGGGGCTGGAAGGGGCCGTGCTCAAGGTGCACTATGAAGGAGCCTGCGGCTCCTGTCCAAGCGCGACCAGCGGCACCCTGATGGCCATCGAACGGATGCTGCGCAGCGAGTACCGCGACGATATCCAGGTCGTGCCGGTCTGA